The Limnospira fusiformis SAG 85.79 genomic interval GGCGATCGCCTCAAGTTTAGTTAGTTGGTCTGTACCAACTTTCCACAGTCAAATCCCGCACCGTTTGGATTCGTTGAAAGTCACTATCTGCTGAAACTAAAATCAGATTGTGTTGCCATGCAATTGAAGCAATCCATAAGTCGTGTTGACTGACTCCAATATCAATCAGTCGAGTTTTACGGCGTTTATTTTTCTCTTTTGGTCCAAAATTGTTCATCAAATCTGCTTGAAATGAGCCATAAATTTCGGCAGTCTTTGAATCAATTTCGTAAATCAAAATATTTTGCAAAAACTCGATTACCCG includes:
- a CDS encoding type II toxin-antitoxin system VapC family toxin, which gives rise to MYLLDTNHCSLAMNHQPDIMARLAELYQSQICTCVIVQAELIYMAENSRQRDNNLNRVIEFLQNILIYEIDSKTAEIYGSFQADLMNNFGPKEKNKRRKTRLIDIGVSQHDLWIASIAWQHNLILVSADSDFQRIQTVRDLTVESWYRPTN